The Fodinibius saliphilus genome has a segment encoding these proteins:
- a CDS encoding helix-turn-helix domain-containing protein: MSSTKYIIPYRQFNGCVVPNFLMRRREISQGAKLCYGRLSQYAGENGKAFPKQETLSKELGVSSRMIRKYLNELIDANLIEVQQKGKRRPNSYRFLRHSWMDQDDKYAQSVRNNSSTHPGTKVPPTQDYSSTTDRNNSSVPYKENHKEENHRSNEREKYTREDFPSNFKDLSDEEIFGLAAQNDQQPFDNLILEAWYQKWKTHLWEIDKRLTVSAEEMQRMELRRFAKKRTLTYVLELLKQSISANARNLIDEPKLQDEESKIDQRNQEGSGEDGLSGRDQADDLEGFKN; encoded by the coding sequence ATGAGCAGCACGAAATACATAATACCTTATAGGCAGTTTAATGGCTGTGTAGTACCTAATTTTTTGATGAGAAGAAGGGAGATTTCCCAAGGTGCTAAACTTTGTTATGGAAGGTTATCTCAATATGCTGGGGAGAATGGAAAGGCATTTCCTAAGCAGGAGACACTTTCTAAAGAATTAGGAGTCTCGAGCCGAATGATTCGAAAATATCTCAATGAGCTAATAGATGCTAACCTGATTGAGGTTCAGCAGAAAGGTAAGAGGCGGCCAAACAGCTACAGGTTCTTACGGCATAGTTGGATGGATCAAGATGATAAATATGCTCAAAGTGTCCGGAATAATAGTTCCACACACCCCGGAACTAAGGTTCCACCCACACAGGACTATAGTTCCACCACCGACCGGAACAATAGTTCCGTTCCTTATAAAGAGAATCATAAAGAAGAGAATCATAGAAGTAACGAGAGAGAGAAATATACGCGCGAAGATTTTCCTTCGAACTTTAAGGACTTATCAGACGAAGAAATTTTCGGATTGGCTGCACAGAATGATCAGCAACCTTTCGATAATCTCATTCTCGAAGCATGGTATCAAAAGTGGAAAACACATCTTTGGGAAATTGATAAGCGTCTAACGGTATCAGCAGAAGAAATGCAGCGTATGGAGCTGAGACGATTTGCAAAGAAACGTACCCTAACCTATGTCCTTGAACTTCTAAAACAAAGCATCAGCGCCAATGCCAGGAACCTGATCGACGAACCTAAACTTCAGGATGAAGAATCCAAAATAGATCAGCGAAATCAAGAAGGCTCAGGAGAGGATGGTCTTTCAGGAAGGGATCAAGCCGATGATCTGGAAGGATTCAAGAACTAA